In one window of Pseudomonas putida DNA:
- a CDS encoding c-type cytochrome, with translation MKKILIAALWLGAGVAQAAQIAMQDQSQLKVPGSQATPVFVPPAESELPDNAFGQMVRQGHALFVDTRRLMPEAVGNGMNCSNCHLDQGRMAHSAPLWGAYPMYPAYRKKNDKVNTYAERIQGCFQFSMNGKPPAADSPPMTALSVYAYWLATGTRTGVETPGRGYPEVPQPKDGYDFKRGEQVYSEQCAICHGGKGEGQKVAGEYVMPPLWGRDAYNWGAGMHRINTAASFIKHNMPLGKPGSLSDQQAWDVAAWINRHERPQDPRLVEGSIEKTRVKFHANDGVNLYGQKVEGVLIGQGTGG, from the coding sequence ATGAAAAAAATCCTGATCGCAGCATTGTGGCTCGGCGCAGGCGTCGCCCAGGCGGCGCAGATCGCCATGCAAGACCAGTCGCAGCTCAAGGTGCCCGGCAGCCAGGCCACTCCGGTATTCGTGCCTCCTGCAGAAAGCGAGTTGCCGGACAACGCGTTCGGCCAGATGGTCCGCCAGGGGCATGCGCTGTTCGTCGATACTCGCCGCTTGATGCCTGAGGCTGTCGGCAATGGCATGAACTGTAGCAACTGCCATCTCGACCAAGGCCGCATGGCCCACTCCGCTCCGCTGTGGGGCGCCTACCCGATGTATCCCGCCTATCGCAAGAAAAACGACAAGGTCAACACGTACGCCGAACGTATCCAAGGCTGTTTCCAGTTCAGCATGAACGGCAAGCCACCGGCGGCCGACAGCCCGCCGATGACCGCGCTCAGCGTCTATGCCTACTGGCTGGCGACCGGCACTCGCACAGGCGTGGAGACGCCCGGTCGCGGTTATCCTGAGGTGCCGCAACCCAAGGACGGCTACGACTTCAAGCGTGGCGAGCAGGTGTACAGCGAGCAATGCGCGATCTGTCACGGCGGCAAGGGCGAGGGGCAGAAAGTTGCAGGTGAGTACGTCATGCCGCCGTTGTGGGGGCGCGATGCCTATAACTGGGGGGCCGGGATGCACCGGATCAACACCGCCGCGTCCTTCATCAAGCACAACATGCCACTGGGCAAGCCAGGCAGCCTGAGTGACCAGCAGGCGTGGGATGTCGCGGCATGGATCAACCGCCACGAACGCCCGCAGGATCCGCGCCTGGTAGAGGGCTCCATCGAGAAGACGCGGGTGAAGTTCCATGCCAACGATGGCGTCAACCTGTATGGGCAAAAGGTCGAGGGTGTATTGATCGGGCAGGGCACGGGCGGCTGA
- the gorA gene encoding glutathione-disulfide reductase: MAYDFDLFVIGAGSGGVRAARFAAGFGAKVAVAESRYLGGTCVNVGCVPKKLLVYGAHVADELEQAAGYGWTLEEGHFDWGTLIANKNREIERLNGIYRNLLVNSGVTLLQGHARMTGAHEVEVEGQRYSAANILIATGGWPQVPDIPGKELAITSNEAFYLKELPRRVLVVGGGYIAVEFAGIFQGLGADTSLLYRGDLFLRGFDGSVRTHLKEELEKRGLDLQFNADIQCIDQQADGSLKATLKDGRELIADCVFYATGRRPMLDNLGLENTGVELDERGYIRVDDLYRTTEPSVFALGDVIGRVQLTPVALAEGMAVARHLFKPEQYRSVDYQNIPTAVFSQPPIGTVGLTEEQALAAGHKIQIFESRFRAMKLTLTDLQEKTLMKLVVDAETDKVLGCHMVGPDAGEIIQGLGIALKAGATKQQFDETIGVHPTAAEEFVTMRTVTR, encoded by the coding sequence GTGGCCTACGATTTTGATCTGTTCGTGATTGGTGCCGGTTCCGGCGGTGTACGCGCGGCGCGCTTTGCCGCGGGGTTCGGGGCGAAGGTGGCGGTGGCCGAGAGTCGTTATCTGGGCGGCACCTGCGTCAACGTCGGCTGTGTGCCGAAGAAGTTGCTGGTGTACGGTGCACACGTCGCCGATGAGCTGGAGCAGGCGGCCGGCTACGGCTGGACCCTCGAAGAAGGTCACTTCGACTGGGGCACCCTGATCGCCAACAAGAACCGTGAGATCGAGCGTCTCAACGGCATCTACCGCAACCTGCTGGTCAACAGCGGCGTCACCTTGCTGCAAGGTCATGCGCGCATGACCGGTGCCCATGAGGTTGAGGTAGAAGGTCAGCGCTACAGCGCGGCGAACATCCTCATCGCCACGGGCGGCTGGCCACAGGTGCCTGACATCCCTGGCAAGGAACTGGCGATCACCTCGAACGAGGCGTTCTACCTCAAGGAGCTGCCACGCCGGGTGCTGGTGGTCGGTGGTGGCTACATTGCCGTCGAATTCGCCGGCATCTTCCAGGGCCTGGGCGCCGATACCTCCTTGCTGTATCGCGGCGACCTGTTCCTGCGCGGCTTCGATGGTTCGGTACGTACCCACCTGAAGGAGGAACTGGAAAAGCGCGGTCTGGACCTGCAGTTCAACGCTGATATCCAGTGTATTGACCAACAGGCCGATGGCAGCCTCAAGGCGACGCTCAAGGATGGTCGGGAGTTGATCGCCGACTGTGTGTTCTACGCCACCGGTCGTCGTCCGATGCTCGACAATCTGGGGTTGGAGAACACCGGCGTTGAGCTCGACGAGCGCGGTTACATCCGTGTCGACGACCTGTACCGTACCACCGAGCCTTCGGTGTTCGCCTTGGGCGATGTAATCGGTCGTGTCCAGCTCACACCGGTCGCTCTGGCTGAAGGCATGGCGGTAGCCCGTCACCTGTTCAAGCCTGAGCAGTACCGTTCGGTGGACTATCAGAACATCCCCACGGCGGTGTTCAGCCAGCCGCCGATCGGCACCGTCGGCCTGACCGAAGAGCAGGCACTGGCTGCCGGCCACAAGATCCAGATCTTCGAGAGCCGCTTCCGCGCCATGAAGCTGACCCTCACCGACCTGCAGGAAAAGACCCTGATGAAGCTGGTGGTCGATGCCGAGACCGACAAGGTCCTGGGTTGCCATATGGTGGGGCCGGATGCAGGCGAGATCATCCAGGGGCTGGGTATCGCACTCAAGGCAGGCGCCACAAAGCAGCAGTTTGACGAGACTATCGGCGTGCATCCGACCGCCGCTGAGGAATTCGTCACGATGCGGACTGTAACTCGTTAG
- a CDS encoding UDP-glucose dehydrogenase family protein translates to MELCVIGAGYVGLVTAACFAQMGNRVVCLEHDRARLAQLRQGQCPIYEPGLAALVQEGLHSGLLSFTEHWDHALARVDVAFIAVGTPSHEDGSADLQHVLAVADSLGRHLLRPCLVVNKSTVPVGTAERVARQVNSGLRARGASFTVSVASNPEFLKEGSAVEDFMRPQRIIIGTDSDAATQCLQRLYAPFVRNRERVLVMSPRAAEFSKYAANAFLATKISFVNELAGLCAELEVDIEQVRRGIGSDRRIGSDFIYAGCGYGGSCFPKDVRALIHTAEQHGYQPAILRAVHARNAQQKTLLFQALQQHFGGGMGGCNVALWGLAFKPGTDDLREAPSLVLLDALLAAGARVRACDPAALDGAAAAYPQAMASGQLQLGDDPYACVEGADALVLVTEWKQFRQPDFRRIRGLMRKPVLFDGRNIYDPSELSTLGYLYHGIGRPQVGHCKVTAA, encoded by the coding sequence ATGGAACTCTGTGTGATCGGGGCGGGGTACGTGGGGCTGGTCACGGCGGCCTGTTTCGCGCAAATGGGCAATCGCGTGGTCTGTCTGGAGCATGACCGCGCGCGCCTGGCCCAGTTGCGTCAGGGACAGTGTCCGATCTACGAGCCCGGGCTTGCTGCGCTCGTGCAGGAGGGGCTGCACAGTGGCCTGTTGAGTTTCACCGAGCACTGGGATCACGCGTTGGCGCGGGTCGATGTGGCGTTCATCGCCGTGGGTACGCCCAGCCATGAAGACGGCTCGGCGGACCTGCAGCATGTGCTGGCGGTGGCCGACAGTCTCGGGCGGCACTTGCTGCGCCCATGCCTGGTGGTGAACAAGTCGACCGTGCCGGTGGGCACGGCCGAGCGGGTTGCCCGCCAGGTCAACAGCGGCTTGCGCGCACGCGGGGCCAGTTTCACGGTGTCGGTGGCGAGCAATCCGGAGTTTCTCAAGGAGGGCAGCGCCGTCGAGGACTTCATGCGCCCTCAGCGGATCATCATCGGCACCGACAGTGACGCCGCCACTCAATGCTTGCAGCGCCTGTATGCGCCCTTTGTACGTAACCGGGAGCGCGTGCTGGTCATGAGCCCGCGCGCCGCCGAATTCAGCAAGTATGCCGCCAATGCCTTCCTTGCCACCAAGATTTCCTTCGTCAACGAGCTGGCCGGCCTGTGCGCCGAGCTGGAGGTGGATATCGAACAGGTGCGTCGCGGGATCGGCAGCGACCGGCGCATCGGCAGCGATTTCATCTACGCAGGCTGCGGCTATGGCGGCTCATGCTTTCCAAAGGACGTGCGTGCGCTGATCCACACAGCCGAGCAGCATGGCTACCAGCCGGCGATCCTGCGCGCGGTCCACGCGCGCAACGCGCAGCAGAAGACCTTGTTGTTCCAGGCGCTGCAGCAGCATTTCGGGGGGGGCATGGGCGGATGCAATGTGGCGTTGTGGGGCCTGGCGTTCAAGCCTGGCACCGACGACCTGCGAGAGGCACCCAGCCTGGTGCTGCTCGACGCCCTGCTGGCGGCAGGGGCACGGGTGCGGGCCTGTGACCCGGCGGCGCTGGACGGGGCCGCGGCGGCTTATCCGCAGGCGATGGCCAGTGGTCAATTGCAGTTGGGGGATGATCCCTATGCCTGTGTGGAGGGCGCGGATGCACTGGTACTGGTGACCGAATGGAAGCAGTTCCGCCAGCCGGATTTTCGTCGGATCAGGGGCCTGATGCGTAAGCCGGTGCTGTTCGACGGGCGTAATATTTACGATCCATCGGAACTATCTACACTGGGTTATCTCTATCATGGCATCGGTCGGCCGCAGGTGGGGCATTGTAAGGTGACTGCCGCCTGA
- the ahpC gene encoding alkyl hydroperoxide reductase subunit C, with translation MPIINSQVKPFNATAYHKGEFVQVSEADLKGKWSVVFFYPADFTFVCPTELGDLADNYAEFQKLGVEIYGVSTDTHFTHKAWHDTSDTIGKIQYPLIGDPTHVISRNFDVLIEEAGLADRGTFVINPEGQIKIVELNDGGVGRDAAELLRKVKAAQYVAAHPGEVCPAKWKEGEATLAPSLDLVGKI, from the coding sequence ATGCCAATCATCAACAGCCAGGTCAAACCGTTCAACGCCACTGCCTACCACAAAGGCGAGTTCGTTCAGGTAAGCGAAGCCGACCTGAAAGGCAAATGGTCCGTCGTGTTCTTCTACCCGGCTGACTTCACTTTCGTCTGCCCGACCGAACTGGGTGACCTCGCTGACAACTACGCCGAGTTCCAGAAACTGGGCGTCGAGATCTACGGCGTGTCCACCGACACCCACTTCACCCACAAAGCCTGGCACGACACTTCGGACACCATCGGCAAGATCCAGTACCCGCTGATCGGTGACCCGACCCACGTCATCTCGCGCAACTTCGACGTGCTGATCGAAGAAGCCGGTCTGGCTGATCGCGGCACCTTCGTGATCAACCCGGAAGGTCAGATCAAGATCGTCGAACTGAACGACGGTGGTGTAGGTCGTGACGCAGCCGAGCTGCTGCGCAAGGTCAAGGCTGCCCAGTACGTTGCCGCTCACCCAGGCGAAGTCTGCCCGGCCAAGTGGAAAGAAGGCGAAGCCACTCTGGCGCCGTCGCTGGACCTGGTCGGCAAGATCTGA
- a CDS encoding fimbria/pilus outer membrane usher protein produces the protein MSFRRWWAILGMTGGYVGLVPGVEFDPGLLRQGSTINLERFQASDSVPQGDFALDIILNQQWIGRRTVFLRNRDASGQAAPCYDRILLEELGLDLARLAAQPRKQLTSPDSCMMLPQLLVAASEDLDFGALQLRLEIDRSLLRRQPQDNLPFHTWDAGVTAGFVDYRLNVHEQHDLQAGSRSQQGYLGLRAGFNTGDWYWRHEGNAQMSDKRAARYQPGATSVRRDVPLWSAQLTLGDGYAAGDVFDSSAFRGLRLSTDERMLPRAQRGFAPVVRGMANTTALLSIRQRGMLLHESTVPPGPFEIDDLYASGLNDDLEVTLEEADGSVRRFTLPYQAAPLALREGASRFDLSAGVWRDDLGRPGPGHVQGSWQQGVDNTFSVHGGAWLAEDYLASAMGGAINSRFGAFGLTAYHAQASLGQGRSAQGQALRFSWRQRVEATATDLSASLTHRNNAGYYSFDEFARTSQQTQRTNQRSPQHWRAALTLQQRLPGSGRLSLRASAGKQWGSGVGNREYNVGYYNNLRSLSYGMTLGREYRGNGQAVSALTLTASLPLGLQRRGSLSSSMSRDSEGGARTNVRWSATAGEDGQWGYGLSSVYQEGRQGGAGLDANLVHRSPTGELSGVVAQRQGSRQLALGARGSVVAHPGGVLLAQPLGESFAIVHAPFAEAARIQQHPSVRLNAQGFAVVPSLSPYSVNTVDLDPKGMSQDVELQLSGQSVVPRAGAVTLLHYPTRSGRLLMLEARNEHGHALPFGAQVFDVQGDEVGMVGQGSRLHFRSHDARGRVRVSWGEQADASCWLDYAEGAASTCTSGPADEA, from the coding sequence ATGAGTTTTCGCCGGTGGTGGGCCATTCTCGGTATGACGGGAGGGTATGTCGGGCTTGTACCTGGTGTGGAGTTCGATCCCGGCCTGTTGCGCCAGGGCAGCACGATCAATCTCGAGCGTTTCCAGGCCAGCGATTCGGTTCCCCAGGGCGACTTTGCCCTGGATATCATCCTCAACCAGCAGTGGATAGGGCGGCGTACCGTGTTTCTGCGCAATCGGGATGCATCCGGTCAGGCGGCGCCCTGTTATGACCGAATCCTGCTCGAAGAGTTGGGGCTTGATCTAGCGAGGCTGGCGGCTCAGCCGCGCAAGCAACTGACCAGCCCCGACAGCTGCATGATGTTGCCTCAACTGCTGGTGGCCGCCAGCGAGGATCTGGATTTTGGGGCCTTGCAATTGCGCCTTGAAATTGACCGGTCTTTGCTGCGTCGCCAACCCCAGGACAATTTGCCATTCCATACCTGGGATGCAGGTGTCACAGCAGGGTTTGTCGACTACCGCCTGAATGTCCATGAGCAGCACGACCTGCAGGCAGGCAGTCGTAGCCAGCAGGGCTATCTCGGCCTGCGTGCCGGATTCAATACCGGGGATTGGTATTGGCGCCACGAAGGCAATGCGCAGATGAGCGACAAGCGCGCAGCCCGGTACCAGCCGGGTGCGACGTCGGTACGGCGCGATGTTCCCTTGTGGTCGGCCCAGCTTACTCTCGGCGATGGCTACGCTGCTGGGGATGTATTTGACAGCAGCGCCTTTCGCGGACTGCGATTATCCACTGACGAGCGCATGTTGCCCCGCGCACAGCGGGGGTTTGCGCCGGTAGTGAGGGGCATGGCCAATACTACGGCGCTGTTGAGCATCCGCCAGCGAGGGATGCTGCTGCATGAGTCGACGGTGCCGCCGGGGCCATTCGAGATCGACGACCTTTATGCCAGTGGCCTCAACGACGATCTGGAGGTCACCCTGGAGGAGGCTGACGGCAGCGTACGACGCTTCACGTTGCCCTATCAGGCCGCGCCACTGGCCTTGCGAGAAGGGGCAAGCCGTTTCGACCTTAGTGCGGGGGTGTGGCGCGACGACCTTGGGCGTCCTGGCCCAGGTCATGTGCAAGGCAGTTGGCAGCAAGGGGTGGACAACACCTTCAGCGTACATGGAGGCGCCTGGCTGGCAGAGGACTATCTGGCCAGCGCCATGGGGGGGGCGATCAACAGCCGCTTTGGTGCTTTTGGATTGACCGCATACCACGCGCAGGCATCGCTAGGCCAGGGTCGCTCCGCGCAGGGGCAGGCGCTGCGCTTCAGTTGGCGCCAGCGGGTGGAGGCAACGGCCACCGACCTGAGCGCCAGCCTTACCCACCGCAATAACGCTGGCTACTACAGCTTTGACGAGTTCGCCCGCACCAGCCAGCAAACGCAGCGTACAAATCAGCGTTCGCCTCAGCACTGGCGGGCAGCGCTGACACTTCAGCAGCGCCTGCCCGGGAGCGGTCGTCTGAGCCTGAGGGCCAGCGCGGGTAAGCAGTGGGGATCTGGGGTGGGCAATCGTGAGTACAACGTGGGGTATTACAACAATCTGCGCTCGCTCTCCTACGGCATGACGCTTGGGCGCGAGTATCGAGGCAACGGACAGGCCGTGAGCGCTTTGACACTGACGGCCAGCTTGCCGTTGGGTCTGCAACGTCGTGGATCGCTGAGTTCCAGCATGAGCCGCGACTCCGAAGGCGGGGCCAGGACGAATGTGCGCTGGAGCGCGACTGCCGGCGAGGATGGGCAATGGGGGTATGGCCTGTCCAGTGTGTACCAGGAGGGAAGGCAAGGCGGCGCAGGGCTCGACGCCAACCTGGTGCATCGCAGCCCGACGGGAGAGCTGAGCGGGGTCGTGGCCCAGCGCCAGGGATCCCGCCAGCTGGCACTCGGCGCGCGCGGCTCGGTGGTCGCCCATCCGGGAGGTGTACTGTTGGCACAACCGTTGGGCGAAAGTTTCGCCATCGTCCATGCCCCCTTCGCTGAAGCGGCGCGTATTCAGCAGCATCCGAGTGTGCGGCTGAATGCCCAGGGCTTTGCGGTGGTCCCCTCGTTGAGCCCCTACAGCGTGAATACCGTCGACCTGGACCCCAAGGGCATGTCACAGGATGTGGAGTTGCAGCTCAGCGGTCAGTCGGTTGTGCCCCGAGCCGGTGCGGTGACCTTGCTGCACTATCCCACGCGCAGCGGTCGCCTGCTGATGCTGGAGGCTCGCAACGAGCACGGGCATGCCTTGCCGTTCGGTGCCCAGGTATTCGATGTGCAAGGTGATGAGGTGGGCATGGTGGGACAGGGCAGCCGCCTGCATTTTCGCTCGCATGACGCGCGAGGACGGGTAAGGGTCTCCTGGGGTGAGCAAGCAGATGCGAGCTGCTGGCTGGATTACGCAGAGGGCGCAGCCTCGACCTGCACTTCAGGACCGGCAGACGAGGCATAG
- the galU gene encoding UTP--glucose-1-phosphate uridylyltransferase GalU: MIKKCLFPAAGYGTRFLPATKAMPKEMLPVVNKPLIQYGVEEALDAGLNEISIVTGRGKRALEDHFDISYELENQIKGTDKEKYLVGIRRLLDECSFSYTRQTEMKGLGHAILTGRPLIGDEPFAVVLADDLCVNPEGDGVLTQMVKLFNQFRCSIVAIQEVDPQETNKYGVIAGDMIRDDIFRVTNMVEKPKPEDAPSNLAIIGRYILTPDIFDIIANTEPGKGGEIQITDALMQQAQNGCVIAYKFKGKRFDCGGAEGYIDATNFCFENYYKTGKAY, translated from the coding sequence ATGATCAAAAAATGCTTGTTCCCGGCAGCCGGTTACGGCACCCGCTTCCTGCCCGCTACCAAAGCCATGCCCAAGGAAATGCTGCCGGTGGTGAACAAGCCACTGATCCAGTATGGCGTTGAAGAGGCCTTGGATGCCGGTCTGAACGAGATCTCCATTGTCACCGGGCGCGGCAAGCGCGCGCTGGAAGACCATTTCGACATCAGCTATGAGCTGGAAAATCAGATCAAGGGCACCGACAAGGAAAAATACCTGGTCGGTATCCGTCGTCTGCTGGACGAGTGCTCGTTCTCCTATACCCGTCAGACTGAAATGAAAGGCCTGGGCCACGCCATCCTCACCGGTCGCCCCCTGATCGGTGACGAGCCGTTCGCCGTGGTGCTGGCGGACGACCTGTGCGTCAACCCTGAAGGTGACGGTGTCCTGACCCAGATGGTCAAGCTGTTCAATCAGTTCCGCTGCTCGATCGTTGCCATCCAGGAAGTCGATCCGCAGGAAACCAACAAGTACGGCGTGATTGCTGGCGACATGATCCGCGATGACATCTTCCGCGTGACCAACATGGTCGAGAAGCCCAAGCCTGAAGATGCGCCGTCGAACCTGGCGATCATTGGCCGCTACATCCTGACCCCGGACATCTTCGATATCATCGCCAACACCGAGCCGGGCAAAGGCGGGGAGATCCAGATCACCGACGCCCTGATGCAGCAGGCACAGAACGGTTGTGTCATTGCCTACAAGTTCAAGGGCAAGCGTTTCGACTGCGGCGGCGCCGAAGGCTATATCGACGCCACCAACTTCTGCTTCGAGAACTACTACAAGACCGGCAAGGCCTACTGA
- a CDS encoding molecular chaperone translates to MKLSLSAMGWGSLLAAFLSCTQANASVVIATTRVVYPAESSEVTVRLSNEGRYPSLVQVWVDEGGPEEAEDELQGPFSVTPGLLRLDPGKRQSLRVFHDSRAMPTDRESLYWLNVLDVPPKGGGDNSLQISLRTRIKLFYRPQGLAAKPADAHARLTWRLVRESQGWVLHADNPTPYHVNLAKLEAVHPGSALPASVGHVAPLSSARFALSSAPSRPDAVSQVRYQYLDDYGASREAVAILQFPQGR, encoded by the coding sequence ATGAAGCTATCTCTCAGCGCCATGGGGTGGGGATCGTTGCTGGCCGCGTTTCTGTCGTGCACGCAGGCCAATGCCAGTGTGGTGATTGCCACCACGCGGGTCGTCTATCCCGCCGAGAGCTCCGAGGTCACTGTCAGGTTGAGCAACGAGGGACGGTATCCGTCGCTGGTGCAGGTCTGGGTCGACGAGGGAGGGCCGGAAGAGGCCGAGGATGAGTTACAGGGGCCATTCAGCGTGACACCTGGGTTGTTGCGCCTGGACCCGGGCAAGCGCCAGAGCCTGAGGGTGTTTCACGATAGTCGTGCCATGCCAACGGATCGAGAGAGCCTGTACTGGCTGAATGTACTCGATGTCCCGCCGAAAGGTGGTGGCGATAACAGCCTGCAGATTTCTCTCAGGACTCGTATCAAACTGTTCTATCGGCCGCAGGGATTGGCCGCAAAACCTGCCGATGCACATGCTCGGCTTACCTGGCGCCTGGTCAGGGAATCCCAGGGCTGGGTACTGCATGCGGACAATCCCACACCCTATCACGTCAATCTCGCCAAGCTCGAGGCTGTCCATCCGGGTTCGGCGTTGCCAGCATCGGTAGGCCATGTTGCTCCCCTCAGCAGCGCCCGTTTCGCGTTGAGCTCCGCGCCGTCTCGTCCCGATGCGGTTTCTCAGGTCCGCTATCAGTACCTGGATGACTACGGCGCCTCTCGAGAAGCTGTTGCAATCCTGCAGTTCCCTCAAGGCCGTTGA
- the ahpF gene encoding alkyl hydroperoxide reductase subunit F has product MLDATLKSQLKTYLERVTQPIEIVASLDDGAKSREMHDLLVEIAGLSNLITLREDGSDARRPSFSLNRPGGNISLRFAGIPMGHEFTSLVLALLQVGGHPSKASAEVIEQIQALEGEFSFETYFSLSCQNCPDVVQALNLMAVLNPNIRHVAIDGALFQDEVESRKVMAVPSIYLNGEVFGQGRMGLEEILGKIDTSAGSRQAEKINAKDAFDVLVVGGGPAGAAAAIYAARKGIRTGVAAERFGGQVLDTLAIENFISVQETEGPKLATALEEHVKQYDVDIMNLQRGEALIPAADGGLHEVRLASGASLKAKTVILATGARWREMNVPGEQEYRSRGVAYCPHCDGPLFKGKRVAVIGGGNSGVEAAIDLAGIVAQVTLIEFDSQLRADAVLQRKLHSLPNVKVITSALTKEVLGNGEKVTGLRYEDRTSNEIHELALEGIFVQIGLLPNTDWLKGTVELSPRGEIIVDAKGQTSIPGVFAAGDVTTVPYKQIVIAVGEGAKASLAAFDHLIRTSAPA; this is encoded by the coding sequence ATGTTGGACGCCACGCTTAAATCGCAACTGAAAACCTACCTGGAGCGGGTCACCCAGCCGATCGAGATCGTTGCCTCCCTCGACGACGGCGCGAAGTCCCGTGAAATGCACGACCTGCTGGTTGAGATCGCCGGCCTGTCGAACCTCATTACCCTGCGCGAGGACGGCAGCGACGCCCGTCGCCCGTCATTCTCGCTCAACCGTCCCGGGGGCAATATCAGCCTGCGTTTCGCCGGCATCCCCATGGGCCATGAATTCACCTCGCTGGTACTGGCGTTGCTGCAGGTCGGCGGCCACCCATCGAAGGCCAGCGCCGAAGTGATCGAGCAGATCCAGGCCCTGGAAGGCGAGTTCAGCTTCGAGACTTACTTCTCGCTGTCTTGCCAGAACTGCCCGGACGTGGTCCAGGCCCTGAACCTGATGGCGGTGCTCAACCCCAACATTCGGCACGTCGCCATCGATGGTGCGCTGTTCCAGGATGAAGTCGAATCGCGCAAGGTCATGGCGGTGCCGAGCATCTACCTGAACGGTGAAGTGTTCGGCCAGGGTCGCATGGGCCTGGAAGAGATTCTCGGAAAGATCGACACCAGTGCTGGCAGCCGCCAGGCCGAGAAGATCAACGCCAAGGACGCTTTCGACGTGCTGGTGGTCGGCGGTGGCCCGGCTGGCGCTGCGGCAGCCATCTACGCTGCGCGCAAAGGCATTCGTACCGGCGTTGCCGCCGAGCGCTTCGGCGGCCAGGTGCTCGACACCCTGGCGATCGAGAACTTCATCTCCGTGCAGGAGACCGAAGGGCCGAAGCTGGCCACTGCGCTGGAAGAGCACGTCAAGCAGTACGACGTCGACATCATGAATTTGCAGCGCGGTGAAGCGCTGATCCCGGCCGCCGATGGCGGTCTGCACGAAGTACGCCTGGCCAGCGGTGCGTCGCTCAAGGCCAAGACCGTGATCCTCGCCACCGGCGCCCGCTGGCGCGAAATGAATGTCCCCGGGGAGCAGGAGTACCGCTCCCGTGGCGTGGCCTACTGCCCGCACTGCGACGGCCCGCTGTTCAAGGGCAAGCGCGTGGCGGTGATCGGCGGCGGCAACTCTGGCGTGGAAGCAGCCATCGACCTGGCCGGTATCGTCGCTCAGGTGACGTTGATCGAGTTCGATAGCCAGCTGCGTGCCGATGCGGTGCTGCAGCGCAAGCTGCACAGCCTGCCGAACGTCAAGGTGATCACCAGTGCCCTGACCAAGGAAGTGCTGGGTAACGGCGAGAAGGTCACCGGCCTGCGCTACGAAGACCGGACCAGCAACGAGATCCACGAACTGGCGCTCGAAGGTATCTTCGTGCAGATCGGCCTGCTGCCGAACACCGATTGGCTCAAGGGCACGGTCGAGTTGTCGCCGCGCGGCGAGATCATCGTCGATGCCAAAGGCCAGACCAGCATCCCTGGTGTGTTCGCGGCCGGTGACGTGACCACGGTGCCGTACAAGCAGATTGTCATCGCCGTGGGCGAGGGCGCCAAAGCTTCGCTGGCAGCCTTTGACCACCTGATCCGGACTTCGGCGCCGGCGTAA
- a CDS encoding fimbrial protein — MDRFYKSVFALCGLSLIVGGAQADHGEISFQGRVLAPTCIINGGDGNLPVTLPDVNAAKLVRPGDVEGETSFVLQLTGCTHVGQVSTYFEPGASVSDQGRLIVDAGGSENVELQLLNSAKSVMNLAAAKGSQNSQQVTLVDGNATLRYYAQYYSTGRTTPGLVSSRIRYSLDYL; from the coding sequence ATGGACAGGTTCTACAAAAGTGTTTTTGCGCTCTGCGGGTTGTCGCTGATCGTCGGGGGGGCCCAGGCAGACCACGGCGAAATCAGCTTTCAGGGGCGGGTTCTGGCGCCGACGTGCATCATCAATGGGGGGGACGGCAATCTTCCGGTGACCCTGCCGGATGTCAACGCCGCGAAGCTCGTGCGTCCAGGCGATGTGGAAGGGGAAACCTCCTTCGTATTGCAGCTGACGGGTTGTACCCATGTCGGCCAGGTTTCAACTTACTTCGAGCCAGGTGCGAGCGTCAGTGATCAAGGGCGTCTGATCGTCGATGCCGGCGGCAGTGAAAACGTCGAGCTGCAATTGCTCAACAGTGCCAAGAGCGTCATGAATCTCGCTGCAGCCAAAGGCTCGCAGAACTCCCAGCAAGTCACCCTCGTGGACGGTAACGCGACGCTGCGCTACTACGCCCAGTACTACTCGACAGGCCGCACTACCCCAGGCCTGGTCAGTTCCAGAATCCGCTACTCGCTGGATTATCTCTGA